Proteins encoded in a region of the Pseudomonas shahriarae genome:
- a CDS encoding LysR family transcriptional regulator, with the protein MNRNELRKADINLMVVFETLMLERNVTRVAEKLFLGQPTVSSALNRLRTLFNDPLFIRVGHRMEPTARAEELILHLSPALDSLSAALSLTHDFDPSVSTMTFRIGLSDDVEFGLLPPLLRALRTEAPQVVFVVQHVDYWRIPDLLASGDITVGITQTRGLPANAKRKLLRHIRPSVLRADASDQPLTLDEYCSRPHVLVSHTANVAGFADEWLAEIGRKRHVVLSVPQYSSLPALLAGTDMIASLPDYTAQAMAAAGNLFCEPFPFDTPTLDLSMVWLSHVDSDPAERWMRSRLEAFMGG; encoded by the coding sequence ATGAATCGCAATGAATTACGCAAGGCCGACATCAACCTGATGGTGGTCTTTGAAACGCTGATGCTCGAGCGCAACGTAACGCGTGTGGCAGAGAAGCTGTTTCTCGGCCAACCCACGGTCAGTTCGGCCCTCAACCGCTTGCGCACGTTGTTCAACGACCCGCTGTTTATCCGTGTCGGCCATCGTATGGAGCCCACGGCGCGGGCCGAGGAGCTTATCTTGCATCTGTCGCCGGCCCTGGACTCGCTGTCGGCGGCGTTGAGCCTTACCCATGATTTCGATCCGTCTGTCAGTACCATGACCTTTCGCATCGGCCTGTCCGATGACGTCGAGTTCGGCCTGTTGCCGCCGCTGTTGCGGGCCCTGCGCACCGAAGCGCCGCAGGTGGTGTTTGTGGTGCAGCATGTCGATTACTGGCGGATCCCGGACTTGCTGGCCTCTGGCGATATCACCGTCGGCATCACCCAGACCCGTGGCCTGCCGGCCAATGCCAAGCGCAAGTTGTTGCGCCATATCCGCCCCAGCGTGCTACGCGCAGATGCCTCGGATCAGCCGTTGACCCTCGATGAATATTGCTCACGACCCCATGTGCTGGTGTCCCACACCGCCAACGTCGCAGGGTTTGCCGATGAGTGGCTGGCGGAGATCGGTCGCAAGCGGCATGTGGTGTTATCTGTGCCGCAATACAGTTCCTTGCCGGCACTGCTGGCCGGCACCGATATGATCGCCAGCCTTCCGGATTACACGGCCCAGGCCATGGCCGCAGCGGGCAATCTGTTTTGTGAGCCGTTCCCGTTCGATACGCCGACCCTGGACTTGTCCATGGTCTGGCTCAGCCACGTTGACAGTGACCCCGCCGAACGCTGGATGCGCTCGCGGCTGGAAGCATTTATGGGGGGCTGA
- a CDS encoding VOC family protein, whose product MKFAYTIVYVPDVAASLQFFEKAFGFSRRFLHESGTYGELETGGTTLSFAAHELGEMNFKGGHVAAHTSKQPLGMELGFVTEDVPAAHAKALAAGASELSAPSSKPWGQVVSYVRCPDGTLVELCTPIAG is encoded by the coding sequence ATGAAATTCGCCTACACCATCGTCTACGTCCCGGACGTGGCCGCGTCACTGCAGTTTTTCGAAAAGGCCTTTGGCTTCAGCCGACGCTTCCTGCATGAATCAGGGACCTATGGCGAGTTGGAAACCGGGGGCACTACGTTGTCCTTCGCCGCCCATGAGCTGGGGGAGATGAACTTCAAGGGTGGGCACGTCGCCGCCCATACCTCGAAGCAACCGCTGGGCATGGAGCTGGGGTTTGTAACCGAAGACGTACCGGCGGCCCACGCCAAAGCGCTGGCCGCAGGTGCCAGCGAACTCTCGGCACCGAGCAGCAAGCCCTGGGGCCAGGTAGTGTCTTACGTGCGCTGCCCGGATGGCACGCTGGTAGAGCTGTGTACGCCGATAGCCGGATGA